A single Desulfovibrio piger DNA region contains:
- a CDS encoding YkgJ family cysteine cluster protein, producing the protein MEKDASREFMENLPELEPGQTFCFACHPEVPCFNRCCAELTLPLTPYDVLRLRRHMNDMPSEAFLNDFTRMRTFPDTGFPLPLLRMLEGPGEPCPFVTPGGCSVYENRPGACRFYPLGRGTKMGHEGVDERFFLVREPHCHGFDEGKEWTAQTWLASQELDAYNAANDRYMRLMAMVKATEKPLEPRMATMAILCLYQLDKFRELIQKMGIFRRVEVSEERQQAVMESDEATLDFALDWLELVIFGQSEGLNKK; encoded by the coding sequence ATGGAAAAAGACGCCAGCCGCGAATTCATGGAAAACCTGCCCGAGCTGGAACCGGGCCAGACCTTCTGCTTTGCCTGCCATCCCGAAGTTCCCTGCTTCAACCGCTGCTGTGCGGAACTGACCCTGCCCCTGACCCCCTATGACGTGCTGCGCCTGCGCCGCCATATGAACGATATGCCCAGCGAGGCCTTCCTCAACGACTTCACCCGCATGCGCACCTTCCCCGACACGGGCTTCCCCCTGCCCCTGCTGCGCATGCTGGAAGGCCCCGGCGAGCCCTGTCCCTTCGTGACGCCCGGCGGCTGCTCCGTGTACGAGAACCGCCCCGGCGCCTGCCGCTTCTACCCCCTGGGCCGCGGCACCAAGATGGGGCACGAGGGCGTGGACGAACGCTTCTTCCTGGTGCGCGAGCCCCACTGCCACGGCTTCGACGAAGGCAAGGAATGGACGGCCCAGACCTGGCTGGCCAGCCAGGAACTGGACGCGTACAATGCCGCCAATGACCGCTACATGCGCCTGATGGCCATGGTCAAGGCCACGGAAAAGCCGCTGGAACCGCGCATGGCCACCATGGCCATCCTCTGCCTCTACCAGCTGGACAAGTTCCGCGAGCTCATCCAGAAAATGGGCATCTTCCGTCGCGTGGAGGTCAGCGAGGAACGCCAGCAGGCCGTCATGGAATCCGATGAGGCCACGCTGGACTTTGCGCTGGACTGGCTGGAACTGGTCATCTTCGGACAGAGCGAAGGTTTGAACAAAAAGTAG
- a CDS encoding bifunctional nucleoside/nucleotide kinase/histidine phosphatase family protein, protein MHKLYLVMVGLPARGKSRLARRICGGLAADGFRSAIFNNGDVRRQLLGAESTLPEFYSPDNAEGRRIREEICQRNLARAREWLNREGDVAILDATNVSRTRRAFIERSLTDHPVLFLECVNEDPVLLNACIRNKTRLPEYAGYTEDEALASFVGRIGYYEAIYEPVGREQYWLCVDTMAGRILAERPCEGSPYYPAIREIVVSWWVQSLYLARHGQTEYNVQGRIGGDPPLTARGRMQAEALALHLRDQKLDWVFTSTRMRSHETAAPLLRGRYDTHVMAFKEFDEIWAGDCEGMCYSEIRETMPEVTAGRNADKYHYAYPHGESYAMLRERVRRGLQRALFLAGELPVMLVGHQAINRVILSLFLRQREEDIPYINVPQNQYYHISLTPRRKLIERISY, encoded by the coding sequence ATGCACAAGCTCTATCTCGTCATGGTGGGCCTGCCCGCACGCGGCAAGTCCCGTCTGGCCCGGCGCATCTGCGGCGGCCTGGCGGCCGACGGCTTCCGTTCGGCCATCTTCAACAACGGCGACGTCCGCCGCCAGCTGCTGGGGGCGGAGTCCACCCTGCCGGAGTTCTATTCCCCGGACAATGCCGAAGGCCGCAGGATACGCGAGGAGATCTGCCAGCGGAACCTGGCCCGGGCCAGGGAATGGCTGAACCGGGAAGGGGACGTGGCCATCCTGGATGCCACCAATGTCAGCCGGACACGGCGGGCCTTCATCGAGCGCAGCCTCACGGACCATCCCGTGCTCTTCCTGGAATGCGTCAACGAAGATCCCGTCCTGCTCAATGCCTGCATCCGCAACAAGACCAGACTGCCGGAATACGCGGGCTATACCGAGGACGAGGCCCTGGCGAGCTTCGTGGGCCGCATCGGCTATTACGAAGCCATCTACGAACCCGTGGGCAGGGAACAGTACTGGCTGTGCGTGGACACCATGGCCGGCCGCATCCTGGCGGAGCGGCCCTGCGAAGGCTCGCCCTATTATCCGGCCATCCGCGAGATCGTGGTCAGCTGGTGGGTGCAGAGCCTGTATCTGGCCCGGCACGGACAGACGGAATACAACGTGCAGGGACGCATCGGCGGCGATCCGCCCCTGACGGCCAGGGGACGGATGCAGGCCGAGGCCCTGGCCCTGCACCTGCGCGACCAGAAACTGGACTGGGTGTTCACCTCCACGCGCATGCGCTCGCACGAGACGGCGGCGCCCCTGCTGCGCGGGCGGTACGATACCCATGTGATGGCCTTCAAGGAATTCGACGAGATCTGGGCAGGGGACTGCGAGGGCATGTGCTACAGCGAGATCCGCGAGACCATGCCCGAGGTGACGGCGGGCCGCAACGCGGACAAGTACCACTACGCCTATCCGCACGGTGAAAGCTATGCCATGCTGCGCGAGCGCGTGCGGCGCGGCCTGCAGCGGGCCCTGTTCCTGGCCGGGGAGCTGCCCGTGATGCTGGTGGGCCACCAGGCCATCAACCGGGTCATCCTCTCCCTGTTCCTGCGCCAGCGCGAAGAGGACATCCCCTACATCAACGTGCCGCAGAACCAGTATTACCACATCTCGCTCACGCCCCGCCGCAAGCTCATCGAGCGCATCAGCTATTAG
- the tyrS gene encoding tyrosine--tRNA ligase: MMDIDRQMAVIKRGVAELIDEKELRKKLERGTPLRVKVGFDPTAPDLHLGHTVVMHKMRHFQELGHQIIFLIGDFTGRIGDPSGRSETRPPLTEEQVIANAETYKKQVFKILDPEKTIVEFNSHWLGKMDASDFIRLASSYTVARMMERDDFEKRFREQRPISIHEFIYPLCQGYDSVALKADVEMGGTDQKFNLLVGRNLQAHYGMESQCILTMPLLEGLDGVRKMSKSYGNYIGIDEAPSEIFGKVMAISDDLMWRYYELLSSKSLEDIAGLKEDVARGRVHPKAAKEMLAHEMVSRYHSEKDADEARQGFNAVFASGGVPDDAPCHTCAQGDDSTPPAFLEAAGLVKSRGEAKRLIKEGALSVDGQRCDDALSPLAAGEYVIKLGKKRFLRLTVTA; this comes from the coding sequence ATGATGGATATTGATCGCCAGATGGCCGTGATCAAGCGCGGCGTGGCGGAGCTGATTGACGAGAAGGAACTGCGCAAGAAACTGGAACGCGGCACGCCCCTGCGCGTGAAGGTGGGCTTTGACCCCACCGCTCCCGACCTGCATCTGGGCCACACCGTGGTCATGCACAAGATGCGCCACTTTCAGGAACTGGGCCACCAGATCATCTTCCTGATCGGTGACTTCACCGGCCGCATCGGCGACCCCTCCGGCCGCTCCGAGACCCGTCCTCCCCTGACCGAGGAACAGGTCATCGCCAATGCCGAGACCTACAAGAAGCAGGTCTTCAAGATCCTCGATCCCGAAAAGACCATCGTGGAATTCAATTCCCACTGGCTGGGCAAGATGGACGCCTCGGACTTCATCCGCCTGGCCTCCAGCTACACCGTGGCCCGCATGATGGAGCGCGACGACTTTGAAAAGCGCTTCCGCGAGCAGCGCCCCATCTCCATCCACGAATTCATCTATCCCCTCTGCCAGGGCTATGACTCCGTGGCCCTCAAGGCCGATGTGGAAATGGGCGGTACCGACCAGAAGTTCAACCTGCTGGTGGGCCGCAACCTCCAGGCCCACTACGGCATGGAAAGCCAGTGCATCCTGACCATGCCCCTGCTGGAAGGCCTGGACGGCGTGCGCAAGATGTCCAAGTCCTACGGCAACTATATCGGCATCGACGAAGCCCCGTCCGAGATCTTCGGCAAGGTCATGGCCATCTCCGACGATCTCATGTGGCGTTATTACGAATTGCTGTCCTCCAAGTCCCTGGAAGACATCGCCGGCCTCAAGGAAGACGTGGCCCGGGGCCGCGTGCACCCCAAGGCCGCCAAGGAGATGCTGGCCCACGAGATGGTCAGCCGCTACCACAGCGAAAAGGACGCCGACGAGGCCCGCCAGGGCTTCAATGCCGTCTTCGCCAGCGGCGGCGTACCGGACGACGCCCCCTGCCACACCTGCGCCCAGGGCGACGACAGCACCCCGCCCGCCTTCCTGGAAGCCGCCGGTCTGGTCAAGAGCCGCGGCGAAGCCAAGCGCCTCATCAAGGAAGGCGCCCTGTCCGTGGACGGCCAGCGCTGCGACGACGCCCTGTCGCCCCTGGCTGCCGGTGAATACGTCATCAAGCTGGGCAAGAAGCGCTTCCTGCGCCTGACCGTCACGGCCTAG
- a CDS encoding MarR family winged helix-turn-helix transcriptional regulator yields the protein MELTYKWIALANRHYLMYLNKRLASYGLSGSQYLFILNICRQPGLTQDKLPDIIHINKSNVTRALAHLEKRGFIRREVNPQDKRTAAVFPTQKALDVYPHVMEIIRGWDASVTSPLTEDEKHTLQGLLKRVVASAHEYRSSEG from the coding sequence GTGGAACTGACCTATAAGTGGATCGCGCTGGCCAACCGGCATTACCTCATGTACCTGAACAAGCGCCTTGCCTCGTACGGCCTCAGCGGCAGCCAGTATCTTTTCATCCTGAACATCTGCCGCCAGCCGGGCCTGACCCAGGACAAGCTGCCGGACATCATCCACATCAACAAGAGCAACGTCACCCGTGCCCTGGCCCATCTGGAGAAGCGCGGCTTCATCCGGCGCGAGGTCAACCCGCAGGACAAGCGCACGGCCGCCGTCTTCCCGACGCAGAAGGCCCTGGACGTGTACCCGCACGTGATGGAGATCATCCGGGGCTGGGATGCCTCGGTGACCAGCCCCCTGACGGAGGACGAGAAGCACACCCTGCAGGGCCTGCTCAAGCGCGTGGTGGCCTCGGCCCACGAGTACCGCAGCAGCGAAGGCTAG
- a CDS encoding translocation/assembly module TamB domain-containing protein: MPSVPGTPPVVPDGRPSGPAPSEGAAPARRSVFRRRVLPCLLLLVLLPLLAGAGAVFWLRTPAGQDWLRQEAGALLAPPLAEQGLSLELTRLEGALPLEVECALRLRDARGLWLDVPRARVDAGLSLFPPCVSLDLRLERPSLYRLPQLPPSPGEPSLPLAETLAGVEAGLRSALESMAALPGWLPSLHVREVALEGLWLGQAVLDGSPAVPAAEDGGAGDTGKAPAARGHEGPAEAPAKADSAPADAKTPPVPPASPVPAQDATTPGAAPAPLPPVAVAAAESALRAGEGLDVSLVLTADADFSLSGTTARAGLQASWQLAPATAAGTPTAGPAAPSIAAPAPARDAAATGKAPATAPAQEAGTAPSQPNGAGTAPLLPEAAGSWLPAPLALLLTPGQASTLRVELALRPGERPVLALEDLQADAGALRLRGTGTLELVTAADVLASPLALDCSLSVASAAGAAALLPQARALLAPLGDALRLDIGVKGSPAAPEPRLELACAALDLGGHVINDLSLLAGGEALPWPRLASKGRVELPLSLQMRTGQDHISTKLRLLAGHDGMAWLLGLPQLELHGAGARLGGALLALLPDAPQAAPLPASPAPADAQTAQAPAPADGDAAGGLAPAAAAGGAAVPPQSDPAASAVSPAPAIVGSDFVPARLLARLFPDPGARPRLWAALDGELSDWEALGRVLDYWSPGLRLEKRDSPARLSLRAGGMPPAQDAPGDVPPSAGTGPVDPAVLGGRDWRQWFSLDAGVDLVRLHDRSGERLLLRELRQHLRIDDIFGQGRLEQRLDVRQLHVAGLRLEGVLVGLKGELATPLEAELACAGDVRARVRLRWQGDRLDIPVCDLHLRQGVGLRLQAGTALVLDREGLSLRGLDARIAPAGRVRASAALKPVGMDVRLTLDSMDLAPWRAVVPGLPSAALAFQSRLHGSPAAPAGTFRLDVRRLEVPQSSLPPLDLALTGTLGGSNGKGHLDTRLELPPSTRQALGAEQAGLEVRLPLHFSANGLPLPDMAAPLAGRLDWQGELAPLWRLVPVADRRVTGRLDMHLALAGSLAVPTARGRLEISGGRYEDLALGILLTDIKATVSAGSGKGLKLEPVHLEASMSDGRGGLVTAAGSLHPEGGRLALDAAMKRLRPLRRTDIQATLSGTASVKGTLMAPQVAADITIDEALVNLNRLTGSSVTTLPVEGTSEAPEPAPEKKEGRGSLDVSVRAPGHIAVNGHGLESEWQAGLRVRGALNDPLVIGSVRSVRGQFDLLSKIFTLRPSTISFNGGPVSNPLLDVTLRYEVPDITADVRVSGSVRRMKLELTSTPSLPQEEIISRVMFGRGSSELGRFESLRLAAAVARLAGFGSGGLGVLDLGRAVLGVDVLRVNSSTDKESGDEESSLEVGKFIGEKIYLGVEQGLEPDSTAVIMELELTPHSKAGIRTEQDNTSAGIQWKMNY; encoded by the coding sequence ATGCCCAGCGTACCCGGAACTCCCCCTGTTGTCCCTGACGGCCGGCCGTCGGGCCCTGCTCCCTCGGAAGGCGCGGCGCCCGCGCGCAGGAGCGTTTTCCGGCGCCGTGTCCTGCCGTGCCTGCTGCTGCTCGTGCTCCTGCCGCTGCTGGCCGGGGCCGGGGCGGTCTTCTGGCTGCGCACGCCCGCTGGGCAGGACTGGCTGCGGCAGGAGGCCGGCGCGCTGCTGGCCCCGCCCCTGGCCGAGCAGGGGCTTTCCCTGGAGCTGACCCGTCTGGAGGGGGCCCTGCCGCTGGAAGTGGAATGCGCCCTGCGCCTGCGGGATGCCCGCGGCCTCTGGCTGGACGTGCCCCGGGCGCGCGTGGATGCGGGCCTGTCCCTCTTTCCGCCCTGCGTCTCCCTCGACCTGCGCCTGGAGCGTCCCTCCCTGTATCGTCTGCCCCAGCTGCCCCCTTCGCCCGGCGAACCTTCCCTGCCGCTGGCTGAGACGCTGGCCGGGGTGGAGGCAGGCCTGCGGAGCGCGCTGGAAAGCATGGCCGCCCTGCCGGGCTGGCTGCCTTCCCTGCATGTGCGTGAGGTGGCGCTGGAGGGCCTGTGGCTGGGACAGGCCGTGCTGGACGGCAGTCCGGCCGTCCCGGCGGCGGAGGACGGCGGGGCAGGGGATACCGGAAAGGCCCCGGCGGCCAGGGGCCACGAGGGACCCGCCGAGGCTCCGGCAAAAGCGGACAGCGCGCCTGCGGACGCGAAAACGCCTCCGGTGCCCCCCGCCTCACCTGTTCCTGCGCAGGACGCGACGACGCCCGGTGCCGCTCCGGCGCCGCTCCCGCCCGTAGCTGTGGCTGCCGCGGAAAGCGCCCTCCGCGCCGGTGAGGGGCTGGACGTCTCGCTCGTCCTGACGGCCGATGCCGATTTTTCCCTGAGCGGGACCACGGCCCGGGCCGGTCTCCAGGCCTCGTGGCAGCTGGCTCCCGCGACGGCAGCCGGTACCCCGACCGCCGGGCCGGCGGCGCCTTCCATTGCTGCCCCGGCTCCTGCGCGTGACGCGGCAGCGACCGGGAAAGCTCCGGCGACGGCTCCGGCGCAAGAGGCCGGGACGGCCCCGTCACAGCCAAACGGTGCGGGCACGGCCCCCCTCCTGCCGGAAGCGGCAGGCAGCTGGCTGCCCGCGCCGCTGGCCCTGCTCCTGACGCCCGGGCAGGCCTCCACCCTGCGGGTGGAGCTGGCCCTGCGGCCCGGTGAGCGGCCCGTGCTGGCCCTGGAGGATCTTCAGGCGGACGCCGGGGCCTTGCGACTGCGCGGCACGGGCACGCTGGAGCTCGTGACCGCCGCGGACGTGCTGGCCTCGCCGCTGGCCCTGGACTGTTCGCTGTCCGTGGCTTCCGCCGCCGGTGCGGCGGCCCTGCTGCCCCAGGCACGCGCCCTGCTGGCGCCCCTGGGCGATGCCCTGCGTCTGGACATCGGCGTGAAGGGCAGCCCCGCTGCGCCCGAACCCCGGCTGGAGCTGGCCTGCGCCGCGCTGGACCTGGGCGGGCATGTCATCAACGATCTTTCCCTGCTGGCAGGCGGAGAGGCCCTGCCGTGGCCGCGGCTGGCTTCCAAAGGCAGGGTGGAGCTGCCGCTCTCCCTGCAGATGCGTACCGGGCAGGACCACATCTCCACGAAACTGCGCCTGCTGGCCGGGCACGACGGTATGGCCTGGCTGCTGGGCCTGCCGCAGCTGGAGCTGCACGGCGCCGGTGCCCGTCTGGGCGGTGCCCTGCTGGCCCTGCTGCCCGATGCCCCGCAGGCGGCGCCTCTCCCGGCGTCTCCCGCTCCGGCGGATGCGCAGACCGCGCAGGCTCCGGCCCCTGCGGACGGTGACGCCGCCGGGGGCCTGGCCCCTGCGGCCGCTGCGGGAGGGGCCGCCGTGCCGCCTCAGTCGGACCCTGCCGCTTCCGCTGTGTCTCCCGCCCCGGCCATCGTGGGCAGCGATTTCGTCCCCGCGCGGCTGCTGGCACGTCTGTTCCCCGATCCCGGGGCCCGGCCGCGCCTGTGGGCCGCGCTGGACGGTGAACTGTCGGACTGGGAGGCTCTGGGCCGGGTGCTGGACTACTGGTCGCCTGGCCTGCGCCTGGAAAAAAGGGACAGTCCGGCCCGCCTGAGCCTGCGTGCCGGGGGGATGCCCCCGGCGCAGGACGCTCCCGGGGACGTGCCGCCGTCCGCGGGCACCGGCCCGGTCGATCCGGCTGTCCTGGGCGGACGGGACTGGCGACAGTGGTTCAGCCTGGATGCCGGCGTGGACCTTGTCCGTCTGCATGACAGGAGCGGGGAGCGGCTGCTGCTGCGCGAGCTGCGCCAGCATCTGCGCATCGACGATATTTTCGGCCAGGGCCGGCTGGAGCAGCGCCTGGACGTGCGGCAGCTCCATGTGGCCGGTTTGCGCCTGGAAGGGGTGCTGGTGGGCCTGAAAGGCGAGCTGGCGACCCCGCTGGAAGCGGAACTGGCCTGCGCCGGTGACGTGCGGGCCAGGGTCCGCCTCCGCTGGCAGGGCGACAGGCTGGACATCCCCGTGTGCGACCTGCATCTCAGGCAGGGCGTGGGCCTGCGCCTGCAGGCGGGGACGGCCCTTGTGCTGGACAGGGAGGGCCTTTCCCTGCGCGGTCTGGATGCCCGCATCGCTCCCGCGGGCCGCGTCCGGGCCTCAGCGGCCCTGAAGCCCGTGGGCATGGACGTGCGCCTGACGCTGGACAGCATGGATCTGGCCCCGTGGCGGGCGGTCGTGCCGGGCCTGCCTTCCGCCGCCCTGGCCTTCCAGAGCCGCCTGCACGGCAGTCCTGCGGCCCCTGCCGGGACCTTCCGGCTGGACGTGCGGCGTCTCGAGGTCCCGCAAAGTTCCCTGCCGCCCCTGGATCTGGCCCTGACGGGCACACTGGGCGGCAGCAACGGCAAAGGACACCTGGACACGCGCCTGGAACTGCCGCCGTCCACACGGCAGGCCCTGGGGGCGGAGCAGGCCGGTCTGGAAGTCCGCCTGCCCCTGCATTTTTCCGCCAACGGCCTGCCCCTGCCGGACATGGCGGCCCCGCTTGCCGGGCGCCTGGACTGGCAGGGCGAGCTGGCCCCGCTCTGGCGTCTGGTGCCCGTGGCCGACCGCCGCGTGACCGGGCGGCTGGACATGCATCTGGCCCTGGCCGGCAGCCTTGCCGTGCCCACGGCCAGGGGACGGCTGGAGATCTCGGGCGGGCGCTATGAGGACCTGGCCCTGGGCATCCTGCTGACGGACATCAAGGCCACGGTGTCTGCGGGCAGCGGCAAGGGCCTGAAGCTGGAGCCCGTGCACCTGGAGGCCTCCATGAGCGACGGACGCGGCGGTCTGGTGACGGCCGCGGGCAGCCTGCATCCCGAAGGCGGCAGGCTGGCCCTGGATGCCGCCATGAAGCGCCTGCGCCCCCTGCGGCGCACGGACATCCAGGCGACCCTGTCGGGCACGGCCTCGGTCAAGGGCACGCTCATGGCGCCCCAGGTGGCGGCGGACATCACCATCGACGAGGCCCTGGTCAACCTCAACCGCCTCACCGGCAGCAGCGTGACCACCCTGCCCGTGGAAGGCACCAGCGAGGCCCCGGAACCTGCGCCGGAAAAGAAGGAAGGGCGCGGCTCCCTGGACGTGAGCGTCCGGGCGCCGGGGCATATCGCGGTCAACGGCCACGGGCTGGAGAGCGAATGGCAGGCCGGCCTGCGCGTGCGCGGGGCCCTCAACGATCCGCTGGTCATCGGCAGCGTGCGCTCGGTGCGGGGGCAGTTCGACCTGCTCTCCAAGATCTTCACCCTGCGGCCCAGCACCATTTCCTTCAACGGCGGGCCTGTGTCCAATCCTCTTCTGGATGTGACCCTGCGGTACGAGGTGCCGGACATCACGGCCGACGTGCGCGTCAGCGGCTCCGTGCGGCGCATGAAGCTGGAACTGACCAGCACGCCGTCCCTGCCGCAGGAAGAGATCATCTCGCGGGTCATGTTCGGTCGCGGCTCCAGCGAGCTGGGCCGTTTCGAAAGCCTGCGCCTGGCCGCCGCCGTGGCGCGTCTGGCCGGTTTCGGTTCCGGCGGGCTGGGCGTCCTGGATCTGGGCCGTGCCGTGCTGGGCGTGGACGTGCTGCGCGTCAATTCCTCCACGGACAAGGAAAGCGGCGATGAGGAAAGCAGCCTGGAAGTGGGCAAGTTCATCGGCGAGAAGATCTATCTTGGCGTGGAGCAGGGCCTGGAGCCGGACAGCACCGCCGTCATCATGGAACTGGAACTGACCCCGCACAGCAAGGCGGGCATCCGCACGGAGCAGGACAACACCAGCGCCGGCATCCAGTGGAAGATGAACTACTGA
- a CDS encoding sulfite exporter TauE/SafE family protein, with protein MSFGRSLYQFLLSSSQAYAKWDLEVSTSIIKNRKKMLFLLALAAPILLVCGAEAYEAHEMLGGKSAYAPAFYTTTIFLASIAVGLAAGLITGCIGAGGGFIITPALMAAGVKGILAVGTDLFHIFAKAIMGTTVHKKLGNVSVKLAIAFLVGSGAGTFVGGAINKGLYNADPLLSEMFISTIYAVLLGFLGFYALFDFLKATRGTQADSGDAHGGTAGMTGLSVKLQSLTVPPMITFDEDLVPGGRRISGWIVAAGGVVVGMLAAIMGVGGGFVTFPMFVYIFGVSSMTTVGTDILQIIFTAGLASVGQYAIYGYVFYTLAVGMLLGSLLGIQVGALTTKVVKGVHIRGFYAVSIISGFINRAATLPKKLVEMEYLDWSMSVVNVIEDVGNVIFWVVVAFFGLWVFSKFFLNLGKLRGEA; from the coding sequence ATGAGTTTTGGCAGATCACTGTATCAATTTCTGTTAAGCAGCTCGCAGGCGTATGCCAAATGGGACCTGGAAGTCTCCACGTCCATCATCAAGAACCGCAAAAAGATGCTGTTCCTGCTGGCCCTGGCCGCGCCCATCCTGCTTGTGTGCGGTGCCGAAGCCTATGAAGCCCACGAGATGCTGGGCGGCAAAAGCGCGTATGCGCCGGCCTTCTACACCACCACCATTTTCCTGGCCTCCATCGCCGTCGGCCTGGCGGCCGGCCTCATCACCGGCTGCATCGGCGCCGGTGGCGGCTTCATCATCACCCCGGCCCTGATGGCCGCGGGCGTCAAGGGCATCCTGGCCGTCGGTACGGACCTGTTCCACATCTTCGCCAAGGCCATCATGGGCACCACGGTCCACAAAAAGCTGGGCAACGTGTCCGTCAAGCTGGCCATCGCGTTCCTGGTGGGCTCCGGTGCCGGTACCTTCGTGGGCGGCGCCATCAACAAGGGCCTGTACAATGCCGACCCGCTGCTGTCCGAAATGTTCATCAGCACCATCTATGCCGTGCTGCTGGGCTTCCTGGGCTTCTATGCCCTGTTCGACTTCCTGAAAGCCACCCGCGGCACCCAGGCCGACAGCGGCGACGCCCACGGCGGCACCGCCGGCATGACCGGCCTTTCCGTCAAGCTGCAGAGCCTGACCGTGCCGCCCATGATCACCTTTGACGAAGACCTGGTGCCCGGCGGCCGCCGCATCTCCGGCTGGATCGTCGCCGCCGGCGGCGTGGTCGTGGGCATGCTGGCCGCCATCATGGGTGTGGGCGGCGGTTTCGTGACCTTCCCCATGTTCGTGTACATCTTCGGCGTGTCCTCCATGACCACCGTGGGTACCGACATCCTGCAGATCATCTTCACCGCCGGTCTGGCTTCCGTGGGCCAGTACGCCATCTACGGCTATGTGTTCTACACCCTGGCCGTGGGCATGCTGCTGGGCTCCCTGCTGGGCATCCAGGTGGGCGCCCTGACCACCAAGGTCGTCAAGGGCGTGCACATCCGCGGTTTCTATGCCGTGTCCATCATCTCCGGTTTCATCAACCGCGCCGCCACCCTGCCCAAGAAGCTGGTCGAAATGGAATACCTCGACTGGTCCATGTCCGTGGTGAACGTCATCGAGGACGTGGGCAACGTGATCTTCTGGGTGGTCGTCGCTTTCTTCGGCCTCTGGGTGTTCAGCAAGTTCTTCCTTAATCTCGGCAAGCTCAGAGGGGAGGCCTAA
- a CDS encoding MFS transporter has translation MPSQHKSRPRTRERSTASTAEALRSIFNRNFNVVACINLLVMTAYYLMFVTSTAYAQATYGASLSSAGLTAGIMVIGCLIGRFLTGNLLSLFGFRIILFAGLLLYSASIAAFFWVPSLALLFVQRLCMGLGVGIMGTATGTIVAYVVPHQHHGLGISLFSMSTAFALALGPFLGILISHYFSYTALAQTCLGIGLACIGIFFGLHHLPEMHHRHRPFLELNSYIDPRVVRFSLVALITCLSYGCIQAFMTSYAAERGLTGAASLFFLLYALAALVTRPLTGRLFDLRGENIIFYPALLLTALSLTMMAHASSGWMLLAAGLVLGVGFGNFQSAGQAVSLSLVSRSRFAQATTTFFIFFDLGIGLGPYLFGFMVPSAGYDGMYQTLAFVVLGAVALYYVLHGRRAAAA, from the coding sequence ATGCCCAGCCAACACAAATCCCGTCCGCGGACGCGGGAGCGCAGCACCGCCAGCACCGCCGAAGCCCTGCGCTCCATCTTCAACCGCAATTTCAATGTGGTCGCCTGCATCAACCTGCTGGTCATGACGGCCTATTACCTGATGTTCGTCACCAGCACGGCCTATGCGCAGGCCACATACGGCGCCAGCCTCAGCAGCGCCGGGCTCACTGCGGGCATCATGGTCATCGGCTGCCTGATCGGCCGTTTCCTCACCGGCAACCTGCTCTCCCTGTTCGGTTTCCGCATCATCCTCTTCGCCGGCCTGCTGCTCTATTCGGCCAGCATCGCGGCCTTCTTCTGGGTCCCCAGCCTGGCCCTGCTCTTCGTGCAGCGCCTGTGCATGGGCCTGGGCGTGGGCATCATGGGCACGGCCACCGGCACCATCGTGGCCTATGTGGTGCCCCACCAGCATCACGGGCTGGGCATCAGCCTGTTCAGCATGAGCACGGCCTTTGCCCTGGCCCTGGGCCCCTTTCTGGGCATCCTCATCTCCCACTATTTCAGCTATACCGCCCTGGCGCAGACCTGCCTGGGCATCGGCCTGGCCTGCATCGGCATCTTTTTCGGCCTGCACCACCTGCCGGAGATGCATCACCGCCACCGCCCCTTCCTGGAGCTCAACAGCTACATCGACCCGCGCGTGGTGCGCTTTTCGCTGGTGGCGCTCATCACCTGCCTGAGCTACGGCTGCATCCAGGCCTTCATGACCTCCTACGCGGCGGAACGCGGCCTGACCGGCGCAGCCAGCCTCTTCTTCCTGCTCTACGCCCTGGCCGCCCTGGTGACACGGCCCCTGACCGGCCGCCTGTTCGACCTGCGCGGCGAGAACATCATCTTCTATCCCGCCCTGCTGCTGACGGCCCTTTCCCTGACCATGATGGCCCACGCCAGCAGCGGCTGGATGCTGCTGGCCGCCGGGCTGGTCCTGGGCGTGGGTTTCGGCAATTTCCAGTCCGCCGGGCAGGCGGTCTCGCTCTCGCTGGTGTCCAGGTCCCGCTTTGCCCAGGCCACCACGACCTTTTTCATCTTCTTCGATCTGGGCATCGGCCTGGGGCCCTACCTGTTCGGCTTCATGGTCCCCAGCGCGGGCTATGACGGCATGTACCAGACCCTGGCCTTCGTGGTCCTCGGCGCGGTGGCGCTGTATTACGTCCTCCACGGCCGCCGCGCGGCAGCCGCATAG